One window of Brevibacterium pigmentatum genomic DNA carries:
- a CDS encoding pyridoxamine 5'-phosphate oxidase family protein — MNNRDKSDESPAEEKARDVAAKLDETAEPLAGTSDMESHAEVGYTEQNVEERAQRAADEEGVTLHRNPDGSHTAIDESKAAEATPSSGTENSGATDASLAPGMGASVGTTSEPGDIYSAPGMGNAVGSTTEGGVASTETAVFATDDTEAGQVSAAGDGQRPAGEAATDALDRADVVKILRGGDSVMLATALADGKILAHPMAPQQVTEEADVWFFLALDGDQAKALQTNPEVNISLAEAGNWLSVAGRVKFVDDKAKVDELWSDSATAWFDDRRDPNLGLIKVVTHSAQHWGLPGGKASGLFRMVRSKLTGDRPSGGTQTTEL, encoded by the coding sequence ATGAACAACAGAGACAAGAGTGACGAGTCGCCGGCCGAGGAGAAGGCCCGTGACGTCGCAGCAAAACTGGACGAGACCGCAGAACCGCTGGCCGGGACTTCGGACATGGAATCTCACGCCGAAGTCGGATACACCGAGCAGAACGTTGAGGAACGCGCCCAAAGGGCCGCGGACGAAGAAGGTGTGACGCTGCATCGCAATCCCGACGGCTCGCACACGGCGATCGACGAATCGAAGGCCGCCGAAGCGACTCCGAGCTCGGGAACCGAGAACTCCGGAGCCACTGACGCCTCCCTCGCCCCGGGCATGGGCGCCTCGGTCGGCACCACGTCCGAGCCCGGTGACATCTACAGCGCGCCGGGGATGGGCAACGCGGTCGGCAGCACGACGGAAGGCGGCGTCGCGAGCACGGAAACAGCAGTCTTCGCCACCGACGACACGGAAGCCGGCCAGGTATCCGCCGCGGGTGATGGGCAGAGGCCCGCAGGAGAGGCGGCGACAGACGCGCTCGACCGGGCCGACGTCGTCAAGATCCTGCGCGGCGGTGATTCTGTCATGCTCGCGACCGCGCTCGCCGATGGCAAGATCCTCGCCCACCCCATGGCACCCCAGCAGGTCACCGAGGAGGCCGACGTCTGGTTCTTCCTCGCCCTCGACGGTGACCAAGCGAAGGCGCTGCAGACGAACCCCGAGGTCAATATCAGCCTCGCGGAGGCGGGAAACTGGCTGTCGGTGGCCGGGCGCGTGAAGTTCGTCGACGACAAGGCCAAGGTCGATGAACTGTGGTCGGATTCCGCCACGGCGTGGTTCGATGACCGCCGTGACCCGAACCTGGGACTCATCAAGGTCGTCACCCACTCCGCACAGCACTGGGGGCTGCCCGGTGGCAAGGCATCGGGCCTGTTCCGCATGGTCAGGTCCAAGCTCACCGGAGACCGCCCGTCCGGCGGCACACAGACCACGGAACTCTGA